The genomic region CTTTTTTCTTTGCCGCCCGTTCCCCATCGTCAGCCGGTTCCGCCCAGGGCTGCGTAATGTTCCAGGTCAGTTTTCCGCTGAACGGCGGTTCCGCAAATGCCCCGGGATCGGAGAGTTCCTGGCCCCGGAACTCCACGGGCTTTTCCTGGAATGTGGACCAGACGGCTTTTCTGATAACGCTCTCGTCCTGGAACTGACAGTCGACAAGGGTCAGCTGCTCCCGGAACCGTGTTATGAACTCCATCGGGACATTGTAGAGATATGCGGACAGGCCGGTGGTTCCGATGATCCGTTTCCTCTCATCAACGCCGTTTCTGAATAACGCTTTGATCGCATCGCCGGTCCTGTGCCCCTCGGACTCCGGGCCCCCGAGGATCAGGTAGCGGATATTCGGGTTTGCCACGATATTGCAGATGATCTTCTCGATCCCGATGTTGGCGGTCTGCAGGGTCCCGGAGAGTGCGGCCCCGGTCTCCACCCCGGCCCGGACGAGTCTCTCGATCTCGGGGGGGATTGCTTCGGCATCGGTTGTCAGGATGATGACGACCGCAGCCGGGGAATAATCGTTTCCCCTCAGGTACCTGCCTTCTTCAGGAGGATATTCCGGATGCGGTTTAACTTTAAGCATGAAGATTTCCGA from uncultured Methanoregula sp. harbors:
- a CDS encoding tetrahydromethanopterin S-methyltransferase subunit A translates to MLKVKPHPEYPPEEGRYLRGNDYSPAAVVIILTTDAEAIPPEIERLVRAGVETGAALSGTLQTANIGIEKIICNIVANPNIRYLILGGPESEGHRTGDAIKALFRNGVDERKRIIGTTGLSAYLYNVPMEFITRFREQLTLVDCQFQDESVIRKAVWSTFQEKPVEFRGQELSDPGAFAEPPFSGKLTWNITQPWAEPADDGERAAKKKALELIERLKKRQGQTREP